Proteins encoded in a region of the Podarcis muralis chromosome 2, rPodMur119.hap1.1, whole genome shotgun sequence genome:
- the LOC144326741 gene encoding olfactory receptor 2T27-like: MLMAGAECFILAIMSYDRYVAICRPLQYPVLMRRKICNIMSVAVWFGSSVQAFTSSLYVLPLPYCKSNVIRHYMCDYPALVQLSCSDNLAYDITAYFGNSMFLVIPISVILASYIAILLQVFGARSSGRSHKALGTCLSHLCVVGIFYVTAILTYMTPATSYSAQRAMINTVFFTIVPAMMNPFIYSLRNRDVLAALRKLFARCALCQ; encoded by the coding sequence ATGCTCATGGCAGGGGCAGAGTGCTTCATCCTGGCGATCATGTCATATGACAGGTATGTGGCTATCTGCAGACCACTGCAATATCCGGTTCTCATGAGGAGGAAAATTTGCAACATCATGTCAGTTGCTGTCTGGTTTGGGTCTTCTGTGCAGGCCTTCACTAGTTCCCTTTATGTCCTGCCACTTCCCTACTGCAAGTCCAATGTGATCAGACACTACATGTGCGATTACCCAGCCCTTGTCCAGTTGTCCTGTTCTGACAACTTGGCATATGATATAACAGCATACTTTGGTAATTCCATGTTCCTTGTCATCCCCATCTCAGTCATCCTGGCTTCCTACATAGCCATCCTACTTCAAGTCTTCGGAGCACGATCCTCTGGAAGAAGCCACAAGGCCTTGGGGACCTGCTTGTCCCATCTGTGTGTGGTTGGGATCTTCTACGTTACGGCCATTTTAACGTACATGACACCTGCCACTTCCTATTCAGCACAAAGGGCCATGATAAACACTGTGTTTTTTACCATTGTGCCTGCCATGATGAACCCTTTCATATACAGCCTGAGGAACCGGGACGTCTTAGCAGCACTGAGAAAACTCTTTGCAAGATGTGCACTGTGTCAATGA